The Pelagibacterium halotolerans B2 genome has a segment encoding these proteins:
- the fliQ gene encoding flagellar biosynthesis protein FliQ gives MSGAETLDIATSGIWTLIIVSGPMMIVGLVVGVIIALFQALTQIQEMTLVFVPKIIAIFFTLLLTLPFMGATMNTYMNQIVDMIITGG, from the coding sequence ATGAGCGGGGCAGAAACTCTCGATATCGCCACATCCGGCATCTGGACCCTGATCATCGTTTCAGGGCCGATGATGATCGTGGGGCTTGTGGTCGGCGTCATCATCGCCCTGTTTCAGGCTTTGACGCAAATCCAGGAAATGACGCTGGTTTTCGTGCCCAAGATCATCGCGATCTTCTTCACGCTGCTGCTCACGCTGCCCTTCATGGGCGCCACGATGAACACCTATATGAACCAGATCGTCGACATGATCATCACGGGCGGGTAG
- the flgC gene encoding flagellar basal body rod protein FlgC, with the protein MNDFMTSIKIAGSGLNAQTARMRVIAENMANADSAGHTPDEDPYRRKVPTFHAVLNRELGATEVTVGALATDMSDFSSRYEPGHPAADENGYVKYPNVNTLIETMDMREAQRTYEANLNVVTVSRQMLGRTLDILRG; encoded by the coding sequence ATGAACGATTTCATGACATCGATCAAGATCGCCGGATCGGGGCTCAACGCCCAGACGGCGCGCATGCGGGTGATCGCCGAGAATATGGCCAATGCCGATTCCGCCGGGCATACACCGGACGAGGATCCCTATCGGCGCAAGGTGCCGACCTTTCACGCCGTGCTCAATCGCGAACTGGGCGCCACCGAAGTGACGGTTGGTGCGCTCGCAACGGACATGAGCGATTTTTCCTCGCGCTATGAACCGGGCCATCCGGCGGCCGACGAGAACGGCTATGTCAAATACCCCAATGTCAACACGCTGATCGAGACCATGGACATGCGCGAGGCCCAGCGCACCTATGAGGCCAATCTCAACGTCGTCACCGTATCGCGCCAGATGCTTGGGCGGACGCTCGATATTCTGCGCGGTTAA
- the flgB gene encoding flagellar basal body rod protein FlgB codes for MAIGDLPIFAALKNRMQWHQTRQTLLAENVANAETPGYRGRDLAPFSIESTARRSGATVTTTATNRNHYSVGGDPSRAMGARTMNSFEVMPEGNGVTLEEEMMKVTTNQMDYQAATTLYTRSMRLMKIALGKNV; via the coding sequence ATGGCCATTGGTGACCTGCCCATCTTTGCCGCGCTCAAGAACAGGATGCAATGGCACCAGACCCGCCAGACGCTTCTGGCCGAAAACGTCGCCAATGCCGAAACACCCGGCTATCGCGGGCGCGACCTTGCGCCCTTTTCCATCGAGAGCACGGCGCGCCGTTCGGGTGCCACTGTCACGACGACCGCGACCAACCGCAACCATTATTCGGTGGGGGGCGACCCGAGCCGGGCCATGGGCGCGCGGACCATGAACAGTTTCGAGGTCATGCCCGAGGGCAACGGGGTGACGCTGGAAGAAGAGATGATGAAGGTCACGACCAACCAGATGGACTATCAGGCCGCGACCACGCTCTACACACGCTCCATGCGATTGATGAAGATCGCGCTGGGCAAGAACGTATAG
- the fliR gene encoding flagellar biosynthetic protein FliR: MSVSWGPDVAYYFFLIFARLGTILMLLPALGESTIPMRLRLTFALAFSLVLYPLILPNLGAVPVTLGGLLTALAHELAVGFILGGLTRLIITAAQVAGAVIAFQMGLSMAQTSDPTQPGVQGAIVGNFLAMLGVTLIFATDLHHVLLAGIYASYSYFPPDAPLMLGDAAEMATEIVAQAFLIGTQMSAPFLVFGLVFYLGLGILGRLMPQIQVFFMAMPANIIIGLILFALLLSLTMTLYMTYLEDHFSQFLG; encoded by the coding sequence ATGAGCGTGAGCTGGGGCCCCGATGTCGCCTATTATTTCTTTCTCATTTTCGCACGGCTCGGCACGATCCTCATGCTGTTGCCGGCGCTGGGGGAATCGACGATTCCCATGCGGCTGCGGCTCACCTTCGCGCTGGCGTTTTCGCTGGTGCTTTACCCGCTGATCCTGCCCAATCTCGGCGCCGTTCCGGTGACTCTGGGCGGGCTTTTGACCGCACTCGCGCATGAACTTGCAGTGGGATTTATCCTCGGGGGGCTGACAAGGCTTATTATCACCGCCGCGCAGGTCGCAGGTGCGGTGATCGCGTTCCAGATGGGGCTTTCGATGGCCCAGACCTCCGATCCCACCCAGCCGGGCGTGCAGGGGGCGATCGTTGGCAATTTTCTGGCCATGCTGGGCGTGACGCTGATTTTCGCCACCGATCTGCATCACGTGCTGCTGGCGGGAATTTATGCCAGCTACAGCTATTTCCCGCCCGATGCGCCGCTGATGCTGGGCGATGCGGCGGAGATGGCAACGGAGATCGTGGCGCAGGCCTTCCTGATCGGAACGCAGATGTCGGCGCCATTTCTGGTTTTCGGACTGGTGTTTTATCTGGGGCTGGGGATTCTGGGGCGGCTGATGCCCCAGATTCAGGTGTTTTTCATGGCCATGCCGGCCAACATCATCATCGGGCTGATCCTGTTCGCGCTGCTGCTGAGCCTCACGATGACCCTTTATATGACCTATCTCGAAGACCATTTTTCGCAGTTCCTGGGCTAG
- the flhB gene encoding flagellar biosynthesis protein FlhB translates to MSDDKPEQSEKTEDPSQKRLEDAHKKGDVVKSQEVTTWFMILGSALIFAFVAPMTSAQIMTSLGDYLGRADLYEVGGPGFNQFVYGATISLLSALLIPMILLALCGIAGNMVQHRMVFSAENLKPKFSKVSPLAGAKRLFSSEALVNFGKGLFKLVVFSTIMVLVVWPDRDRLSTIMTADPVVTLELFQEIGIKIFIATLIAITIVALLDYIYMRHKWWQRQMMTVKEVRDEYKQMEGDPHVKGRIRQIRMERSRKRMMAAVPDATVVVTNPTHFAVALKYDKDMAAPEVLAKGVDAVALRIRGLARDHDIPIVENPPLARALYAGAEVGETIPAEHFKAVAQIIGYVMRLKNRSSWRSGN, encoded by the coding sequence ATGAGCGACGACAAACCCGAACAGAGCGAAAAGACAGAGGACCCCTCCCAAAAACGGCTCGAGGATGCCCACAAGAAGGGCGATGTGGTCAAGAGCCAGGAGGTGACGACCTGGTTCATGATCCTGGGCTCGGCGCTGATCTTTGCGTTCGTTGCGCCGATGACCAGCGCGCAGATCATGACCAGCCTTGGCGATTATCTCGGGCGCGCGGACCTTTACGAGGTGGGTGGGCCGGGGTTCAACCAGTTCGTCTATGGCGCGACGATCAGCCTTTTGAGCGCGCTTTTGATTCCCATGATCCTTCTGGCGCTGTGCGGGATCGCGGGAAACATGGTGCAGCACCGCATGGTGTTTTCGGCTGAAAACCTCAAACCCAAATTCTCGAAAGTCTCCCCGCTGGCCGGGGCCAAGCGGCTGTTTTCGAGCGAGGCGCTGGTCAATTTCGGCAAGGGGCTGTTCAAGCTCGTCGTGTTTTCCACCATCATGGTGCTGGTGGTCTGGCCCGACCGGGACCGGCTTTCGACCATCATGACCGCCGACCCCGTCGTGACCTTGGAATTGTTCCAGGAAATCGGCATCAAGATCTTCATCGCGACCCTGATCGCCATCACCATCGTGGCGCTGCTCGATTACATCTACATGCGCCACAAATGGTGGCAGCGCCAGATGATGACGGTCAAGGAAGTGCGCGACGAGTACAAGCAGATGGAGGGCGATCCGCACGTCAAGGGCCGTATCCGCCAGATTCGCATGGAGCGCAGCCGCAAGCGCATGATGGCGGCGGTGCCCGACGCGACGGTTGTGGTGACCAACCCGACCCATTTTGCCGTGGCGCTCAAATACGACAAGGACATGGCCGCGCCCGAGGTGCTGGCCAAGGGGGTCGATGCGGTTGCGCTCAGGATTCGCGGACTGGCCAGGGATCACGACATCCCGATCGTCGAAAATCCCCCGCTGGCCCGGGCGCTTTATGCCGGCGCCGAGGTGGGCGAGACGATCCCGGCGGAGCATTTCAAGGCGGTGGCGCAGATCATCGGCTATGTCATGCGGTTGAAAAATCGCTCGAGCTGGCGCAGTGGAAATTAA
- a CDS encoding flagellar hook-basal body complex protein FliE: protein MSTPFNAATAAYGNVSRLISDQAGGKLTAPTASPSGADFGQMLADQLGGIVETGQRSDQVAVDMINGKANVVDVVTALAETESAMETMVTVRDRVISAYEEIMRMPI, encoded by the coding sequence ATGAGCACGCCATTCAATGCAGCTACCGCTGCCTACGGCAATGTCTCGCGCCTGATTTCCGATCAGGCGGGCGGCAAGCTGACCGCGCCCACAGCTTCGCCATCGGGCGCCGATTTCGGGCAGATGCTGGCCGACCAGCTCGGCGGCATCGTCGAAACCGGGCAGCGCTCGGACCAGGTGGCCGTCGACATGATCAACGGCAAGGCAAACGTTGTCGATGTGGTGACCGCGCTGGCCGAAACCGAATCTGCAATGGAAACCATGGTCACGGTCCGCGATCGGGTGATCTCGGCCTACGAAGAAATCATGCGCATGCCCATTTAG